A window of Macaca mulatta isolate MMU2019108-1 chromosome 7, T2T-MMU8v2.0, whole genome shotgun sequence genomic DNA:
ACCTAACTCTGGCTGCTTGTAGAGAATGCATTGAATAGAAGAAAGGATTTATGTAACTGATTTAGGATTAATTACAAAGTTCTATCACCTAGCACAAGCAAGAAATGATGGTATCTTTAATTAAGAGAAAATATGTAAGCTTAACTATCAATGCATACTATTTCAAATTTTGAATGCACTTCTCACTTCCCTCTCCAACATGCACAAACATCAGATTTAGCTTATAATTACAATAAGGGTTAGAATCCTACCAGAGGAAAATTTAGCTGTAATTTTATGTAAAGCCCTTATAAAGGTAAAGCTACGTGGTATattacacaaaattaaaaggatttttgtttttgtttttatttattgaagtTTGAAAGTCAGCTATGTTTACTTATATTCCTCAGAGCATTTGGTTTCAAGGGCTCTTCTTTGTAGTTCTACTGAAATTGTTCTTCCATTGGCTTTTTTCTCTGGCATCTTATAGTCACTGTGCTGTTGAATTTGTGGACTCATTCTTACTTTTTGCTTCCATTGATTCAAGAAATTAGAATTCTGTTTTTCCCATTACATTATTTAATTCATGACTTGTTCATGATACCTCATTTGATAATAGTATAAATTTATGAATAACATTAATTatcaatatatattaaaataatctctaataatattcatatattcatttacaGTTGTTTATTAATGAATATATTGAATGTatatgataaaaatcctcaataaccTTTTTAGGTCtatttatgtctatttttatgtctAGTTTCCTGCAGATCTCTAATTATCCTTATGTTTATaaaagtcttaaatgtaaaatttaaagtaatttagtATTGTTTTTATGCATGAATTATTATTATAACATAAGAAAAGTGAAATGATGCATTATATATAATCTATTCAAACTATCTTATCATAGTATTTAAAAGTTAGTTATATAGTGCTAACATCTAGAAATTCTATGCAGAACTAACATATTGGAACCGCAATTTTCTCATGGCCTcttgcattttcttatttctcaggGTGTAAATAATCGGATTCAGTAAGGGTGTGATAACTGTATAAAATACAGCTAGAGTTTTATTGCTTGCCAAACTACTGAATGGCCAAGCATAGATAAAAATACAAGGTCCAAAGAACAGAGTGACCACAATGATGTGGGCAGACAATGTGGACAGTGCCTTGGAGAGCCCAACTGATGATTTTTTTGGTACACTGACCAGGATGACAATGTAAGAAACAAGCAAGAGGATGAAACAAGTAAAAGAGAGCAGCCCACTGTCAGCAATGACAAATAATTCCAGGGTATATGTTTCAATGCAAGCAAGCTTGATCACAAGGGGAAGATCACAAAATATGTTGTTTATGACATTGTGACCACAGAAAGGCAAGTTCACTGTTAAAACTATCTGGCTCATGGTATGCATGAAACCAGTTATCCATGAAAGTGTCACAAACCCATGTAGCAGCCTGTGGCTCATGAGTGTCCTATAGTGCAGGGGTTTACATATGGCTACATACCTGTCAAAGGCCATGATTATCAGAAGAGTCATCTCAGCACCCCCAAAGAAGTGCATAAAGAACATTTGGGTCATGCAGCCCCACACAGAGATGGTCTTGTGTTCAGTGAGCAAATCTATGATCATCTTGGGTGTCGTGGCAGTGGAAAGACACATGTCCAAAAAAGAGAGATTTCCAAGGAGAAAGTACATGGGAGAATGAAGGGTCGAACTACATGTCACTGTGACCATAATGAGAATGTTTCCCGCCACAGTAGCACCGTAGATTAAGGAAAATgtcacaaagaagaaaatttgtAGTTCCCATTGTCCAGAAAATCCTTGTAAAATAAACTCGGTCACCAGAGATCCATTTTTAAGATCCATTTACTCAACTCAGAAAGGTTCCAGAAGTTCTTTATAtacaaagagaattaaaaaataagtcacAGTTAACAccaatatttttctgtttctattagtTGGTGATAATAGTTGATGATATGAgatcatataattttaaatatatcaacACAGCAATGTTTATACTTTGAGATTAGATTATATATCACTTTGAAACAATATTCTTATAGATATGCAGTAATTACAAATCATTTGAAGAATTAGAAGTTCCATTACTATTGTTTATTCCATAAAATGATACTCTTATCAATGGATCTTGGCTTTCTTACTCATTTGTTCACATATAAAGATTAGATACTAGtcaattcctttttattttgccttttattattatagtatTTGGTACCTGCACGTATTGAGATTATGTTATCCCAGTATATAAGGAATACAAGATTTAGAAAATGAAGAATTACATTGTTCTGCATCTGTGAAGTAATTTGTGAAGGTTTTTCTATGGTTCTAAactaaataagcaaacaaacaaaaaagcacacacacaaatcagGAGCTAATTATACATGGAAGAaagtatataaatttattaaaaataagttttctttttaatatacagGTATACTTCTTTTACTGTGTTTCACTTTATTGTACTTTGcagttatttaatgttttataaactGAGGGTTTGTGACAACCCTGGGTCCAGCAAGTCTATTGGCACCGTTTTTCCAACAACTTGTGCTCACtttatgtctctgtgtcacattttgctaattcccaaaatatttatttcaaactgtattattattattatatatgttatttgaTCTGTGACCAGTAATCTTTTAtgttactattttaattattttggggcACCACAAGCCGTGCCCATGTAGAATGGCAGACAATTGATAAATGTTGTTTCTAACTTCTCCACCAACCTATTCttccctcatctctctccttGTCTTCAGGCCTGGCTAGTCTTTGAGGCACAGCAATATTGGATTTAGGCCAATTAGTAGCCTTGCAatagcctctaagtgttcaagtaaaaggaagagttgCGTGTCTTTTACTTgaaataaactaagaaaaaaaactGGAGACAGTAAAAGGATCAGTGGTTTCTAGGGGTTAGAATGAAAAagggagaaatgaagaaataggAGAAGTACAGAGGATTTGTAGGATAGTGAAACAATTCTGTATCTACTATACTTGGAAATACGtaacacatttgtcaaaacccatagcaTGTATAACATCAAGAGTAAATCCTAACGTAAACTGCAAATATGGGGAGATAATGATGTGCAATGTAGGTTCACCAGTGGTAAAGAATTTACCACTCTGGTTCAGGTTGTTAATGGTGGGGGAGACTGTATGTGGCATCAGAGGGAATATGGGAACTCTTGTACTTcctgctcaattttgctatgaacttAAAACTGCTCCAAACAACAAAGTCTGTAAAACAGTTTTTTAAGCCAGAAGTGATTAAGCTTTGTGAGGAAAGTATGTCTAAAGCTGAGACGGgttgaaagctaggcctcttgcaccaaacaatTAGTCAAttgtaaatgcaaagaaaaagttctgaaaggaaattaaaagtgctactccagtgaccTCATGAATAATAACAAAGTGAACCAtctttattgctgatatggagaaagttttagtgatcTGGATAAAAGTTCAGATCAactacaacattcccttaagccaaagcctaatccagagcaagatcTTAAACACTCTTCAATTCTATGACATCTGGGAGAGTAGAGGAAGTTGCAGAataaaagtttgaagctagcagaggttagttcatgaggtttaaagaaagaaCCCATTCTTATTACATACAActacaaggtgaagcagcaagtgctgatatagAAGCTGCAGAAAGTTATCCAGAATATCTGACTAAGATCATTGATAAAGATGGCTAtgttaaacaacagattttcaatataGATGAAACGgctttctattggaagaagacGCTGTCTAGGgttttcatagctagagaggagaaacCAATGCCTGATTTCAAAACTTCAAAAAACAGGCTGATTCTTCTGTTAAAAGCTAATGTAGCTGGTGATTTTAAGTTGAGGctaatgctcatttaccattccaaaaatccaaGGCCTTTGTGAATTATGATAAATCTACCctgcctgtgctctgtaaatggaacagCAAAGCCTGAATGATAGCACATTTGTCTACAGCATGGTTTACTTGATATTTGAAGAGCACTGCTGAgaactgctcagaaaaaaaagattcctttgaaaagattactgctcattgacagtgCACCTAGTTATTCAAGAGCTCTGCTGGAGATGTGCAgcagattaatgttgtttttgtgCCTGCTGATttaacatccattctgcagcccatggagcaaggagtaattttcattttcaatcttattatttaagaaattttgtaaggctatagctgccatagacaaTGACTTCTCTGACGGATTTGGGCAAAGTAAACTTAAAACTTTCAGGAAATAATTCGCCATTTTAGATGCTGTTAAGAACATTTATGATTCATGGAAggagatcaaaatatcaacattaacaggagctTGGAAGAAGCTGATTCCGATCCTCATGAATTACTTTGAAGAGTTCAAGACTTCCATGGAGAAGACTTTCCATGAAGAAGACTTTCCACAGAGAAAGTAATTGCAAATGTAGTAGAAGTAGCAAGAGATCTAGAGTTAGAAGAGAgtcctgaagatgtgactgaattgctgcaatatcatgacaaaactttaaaacataaGAAGTTGCTTCTTGTGAATGGGCAAATAGTGTTTTTTTGCGGGGGAGATGGGGGGAATGGAacctactcctggtgaagatgctgtgaacattgttaaaatgacaacaaaaaattcagaatattccATAAATGTCGGTGATAAAGTAGCAGTAAGGTTTAAGAGGATTGATCCATTTTGAAATAAGTTCTAATTTGGGttaaatgctatcaaatagcatcaTATACTACAAATAAATAGTTTGTGAAAtgaagagtcaattgatgtggcaaattttattattgtcttattttaagaaattgacacaTCCATTGCAACTGTCGGCAATTAATTCCCTGATCAGTCAGCActcatcaacattgaggcaagactgTCCACTGGCAAAAAGATTACTTCTTATTAAAGGCTCAGATAATCATTAACACTTTTAAAAACTAGAGTATATATGTTTAGCCATAATGCTATTACATACTTAATAGACCACAGTaaagtgtaaacataacttttatatgtactaGGAAACCGAAAAAattgtgactcactttattgtgaaaTTCACTTTATTgtagtggtctggaaccaaaccagCAATATCTCTCAGGTATCCCTGTACTGAGAATAACAGGAAACATGGACTCAGCTTCAAATCTTTTTGAGCTTGTTTTTTCAAATCCTGTGTTACCGTTGTTCACGGTGAGGAGCTTGtgcattgtgtatatgtgtacagaTGTGGTGGTTTAGAAGTAAATACTAAAGTGATTTAGTCCTAATGTATTGCTTCTATTTGGGTGTAAAGTTTAACACTAAATCATCGTTACTCAGTTTTTTAGACAGTGTTCATAGGATCTAGAGTGATCGAAAGTGGTCTACCACAATTAAGTGATTAGTATGTGCCAGGCTCCATCCTAATTGTTTCATATACGTTAATTTGTTTAATGCTCATAACAATACCATGATGTAAGTACTATTTTTGTCTTCATGCTGCATGTAAGGAAACTGTGGCATTCAAATAGTTAATGACTTATTcatggtcacacagctaacaTGGATGAGAGCTAGTATTCAAGCTGAGCTAGTTTGACACCAGAATCTGGGCTTATACCAAAACACCAtattgtctcaaaaattaaattgctGTACATTACAGCCAAAGTTTTAATTATTGATTGAATATGTATGTTCCATATGAGTGGGTTTGGGGATATGATTCAACAAGTATTTTGGGATCCATCTGTTCTACAATTAACTGTATTATTTTCTCATACAGAATGAATCAATCCCCCATATCTAGAGATTTTACAATCTAGAGAGACATGATtatcaaacaaaaaatagcaaatgaGCCCTGTGAGAAAACATGTAATTTGGTACAAGGTATATGCAAAATGTCATAAGAGGTTTAGAAAAGTGGAGATCAATTTCAAGTGACACTTTTAGGTATGACTTCAGGCTTGGTCGTATTATCttcaaaacacttttaaaaaccaattttttATGGTAAGTAAACAAAAAAGGATGAGGAGTAGAAAATGTGTGagcatctataaaatgaaaagattgaaGAGCAGTGCAAAGAAAGAGTGATATACTTAGAAAGGAGACTGGATTAAGATATTTAGATGAATAGGAAATGCCTGGTTTCTTTTCTCCAATGACCTGTAATTCTCTCCTTGTTTGCATTCTTCCTCAGTTTTCTGCCAAAATATTGTATTATCATCATCCAAGTGTAACTACCTCTATTGTTTTCCTATCTTAGAGATTTTTAAGAAATGGATAATGGTtacaaattagagaaaataaagatgaagatGATGTAATGTAGTTCCTGTAGGTCAACCTGTAGGAACACACTGAATGGGTACTCAATGACAGGCTGTGGCCCTGGAGGACACTGCATCGGTGGCCACATCTTCGTTACAGGGTTGTGTTGAATGCTTGTCATGTAAAGGAGCAATAATTTTGCTTTTGAGACTCCTGTAACAGCAGTAACAATAACTAGATACATTTGGGAAAGCAGCAAGAGTTGACAATTGCTAGACAGAATGAAGATACCAGCTGTAATCTGAGGGTAAATAGCTTTGCTACCTGGGATTTTATGCCCTGAGATACAGTGACAACAGAAAAACTTAGGTAAGAAATCAATACAATTTAGCATAAGTTGATTAAGAAagctttattttgccttttatttcagAGGAAAAGCTGGCATTTATTTATGTTGATGGCTTTCgcagcatttgcttctctttttACTCTTCTCCCTTTCTAAGCAAGCTTTCTAAAACTATTTCTCTAGTCTACACTTAATACAGTATGCCTATTCTTATAATTGAGTGTACAAAAGCTACAtagattaatgaaaataaattatcataAAGCTTACATAATTCTATTAATGAGAACAATTTGCTTTCCATTGATAATCAATTATACAGTTTATAATAATTACTTttactaaataatttattatattctcTGAAGGAAATTGAAAGTAGGACAATATATTAGGGTTAAGAGAGAAGTTTGTAATGTATTATTCTACACATCTTGTTTAGTAAATGAAAAATCAAGATCCACATAATTAAATAAATCTTCCCAGGTCATAGAGGCAGAACCACCCCCCAAGATGTCATGAGTATTAGGTGAGATGATGTGGGTATAAGCTCCTGGCAAGGCAGAGGATGGGCACTGAGGGGGTATGTGTTTAATCTATGTCATTTGTGTAAATCCAAGATTACAATCCTGGGAATTTTTCGTATAAATCCCTCTTATGAAAGGAATTGACCGAGACTCATTTTATTAAGTAGTTGAATATAAACATTTCTCCTCTTGTCcatgcatatataatacatattacttaatattaaaataatttgttaaactaaatatttgcttttctttttcttttagccatttgaagaaaataatttcaattttgactgattttatgattttcaaaaaaaGGTATACCTAATTAGGCTAAAACagagatgaatctcaaaaacattatgcttagTAAAATAAGTCTGACACAAAAGACCACAGGCTATATAATTCTACTTACAGAAAATGTCCAATAAAGGCAactctatagagacagaaaggataTTAGTGCTTGCTTTTGGCCAAAGCTTGCTGTAAATGGGCGTGATGTTTCTTTTTGTGGTAATGAAAATGGATTGATAagattgtagtgatggttgcacaactatgcaaatataataataataattgaaatgtGTACTTAAAATGAGTGAATTTTTAGTATATGAATTACATGCAATAAAATTTcaactgttttacatttttttgttttctctctacagttaaaattatcttaaataatttaatttagtatttttaaatagttttctatTACTATCCAGCTTCTTGAACTCAAATATATTTCACTCTGAAATAATCAAGGACATACAGCAAATCCAATTTaatctagttttaaaatttcttaaactcctgtatttgaatttgtatttttagctgcCATCTGGATTTGGAAACTTGCTATTCTGCTTTCTCTACTATTTAGAATACTCATATTGAGatttctaaattatttacattttctttattcccttGACTATGGACATCTTCTAAGGACTTCTTCCTCATTATTTCTGTAAGATCTCCTTTGTATTTATTGTTTAATGGTAAGTTTTACTTGGAGATTTTCCAAATATCTAATTATGGTCACTAATTCTATCTCTCTCCAGTTCCTTCTTCAACTGTCAAGATGGTATGTTTATTTACATGTTCTGTCAACACCTGAAAGTTTACGAAAAGAAATAATATTCCCTATTTGCCAAAAAGAGTTGCTagcttttctattattttcaatgATAGTACGAGTTTTTCATAATGATCAGAATTTacccttttttt
This region includes:
- the LOC100430845 gene encoding olfactory receptor 4L1: MDLKNGSLVTEFILQGFSGQWELQIFFFVTFSLIYGATVAGNILIMVTVTCSSTLHSPMYFLLGNLSFLDMCLSTATTPKMIIDLLTEHKTISVWGCMTQMFFMHFFGGAEMTLLIIMAFDRYVAICKPLHYRTLMSHRLLHGFVTLSWITGFMHTMSQIVLTVNLPFCGHNVINNIFCDLPLVIKLACIETYTLELFVIADSGLLSFTCFILLLVSYIVILVSVPKKSSVGLSKALSTLSAHIIVVTLFFGPCIFIYAWPFSSLASNKTLAVFYTVITPLLNPIIYTLRNKKMQEAMRKLRFQYVSSA